A stretch of the Pleurodeles waltl isolate 20211129_DDA chromosome 2_1, aPleWal1.hap1.20221129, whole genome shotgun sequence genome encodes the following:
- the RAP2C gene encoding ras-related protein Rap-2c produces MREYKVVVLGSGGVGKSALTVQFVTGTFIEKYDPTIEDFYRKEIEVDSSPSVLEILDTAGTEQFASMRDLYIKNGQGFILVYSLVNQQSFQDIKPMRDQIVRVKRYERVPLILVGNKVDLESEREVLAAEGRSLAQEWGCPFIETSAKSKTMVDELFAEIVRQMNYASLPEKQDQCCTTCIIQ; encoded by the exons ATGAGGGAGTACAAAGTTGTGGTTTTAGGGAGTGGAGGGGTTGGCAAATCCGCCTTGACTGTACAGTTTGTCACAGGGACTTTTATTGAAAAGTATGATCCCACGATTGAAGATTTTTACCGTAAGGAAATTGAAGTGGACTCTTCACCTTCAGTACTTGAAATTCTTGATACTGCTGGGACCGAGCAATTTGCTTCCATGCGAGATCTCTACATTAAAAATGGGCAAGGTTTCATCCTAGTTTACAGTTTGGTAAATCAGCAATCCTTTCAG GACATCAAACCAATGAGGGACCAGATTGTCCGGGTGAAAAGATATGAAAGAGTTCCCTTAATCCTAGTGGGCAATAAAGTGGATCTGGAATCAGAGCGTGAAGTTTTAGCTGCAGAAGGTCGATCTCTGGCTCAGGAGTGGGGATGTCCATTCATCGAAACATCAGCCAAGAGTAAAACCATGGTGGATGAACTTTTTGCTGAAATAGTAAGGCAAATGAACTATGCATCCCTGCCTGAAAAGCAAGATCAATGTTGTACAACATGCATCATTCAATAA